A DNA window from Ictalurus punctatus breed USDA103 chromosome 11, Coco_2.0, whole genome shotgun sequence contains the following coding sequences:
- the gnb1b gene encoding guanine nucleotide binding protein (G protein), beta polypeptide 1b translates to MSELDQLRQEAEQLKNQIRDARKACADATLSQITANIDPVGRIQMRTRRTLRGHLAKIYAMHWGSDSRLLVSASQDGKLIIWDSYTTNKVHAIPLRSSWVMTCAYAPSGNYVACGGLDNICSIYSLKTREGNVRVSRELAGHTGYLSCCRFLDDNQIVTSSGDTTCALWDIETGQQTTTFAGHTGDVMSLSLAPDSRIFVSGACDASAKLWDVREGMCRQTFTGHESDINAICFFPNGNAFATGSDDATCRLFDLRADQELMVYSHDNIICGITSVAFSKSGRLLLAGYDDFNCNVWDSLKADRAGVLAGHDNRVSCLGVTDDGMAVATGSWDSFLKIWN, encoded by the exons atgagtGAACTGGATCAGTTACGCCAGGAGGCTGAGCAGCTGAAAAACCAGATCAGA gATGCGAGGAAAGCCTGCGCTGATGCCACACTGTCACAG ATAACGGCCAACATCGACCCTGTGGGGAGAATCCAGATGCGCACAAGGCGAACACTGAGGGGACATCTGGCTAAGATCTATGCTATGCACTGGGGCTCTGACTCCAG GCTGCTGGTCAGTGCCTCCCAGGATGGTAAACTCATTATTTGGGACAGCTATACTACAAACAAG GTCCATGCGATCCCACTGCGCTCATCCTGGGTGATGACATGTGCCTACGCTCCCTCAGGAAACTACGTGGCCTGCGGAGGCCTGGATAACATTTGCTCCATCTACAGCCTGAAGACTCGCGAAGGCAATGTGCGCGTCAGCCGTGAGCTGGCTGGACACACAG GATACTTGTCCTGCTGCCGCTTCCTTGATGACAACCAGATTGTCACAAGTTCTGGTGACACCACCTG TGCTCTCTGGGATATAGAGACCGGTCAGCAGACAACCACGTTCGCAGGTCACACCGGAGATGTGATGAGCCTGTCCCTGGCTCCAGATTCGAGAATCTTTGTGTCTGGAGCTTGCGATGCCTCGGCTAAGCTGTGGGACGTGCGCGAGGGCATGTGCAGACAGACCTTTACCGGCCACGAGTCCGACATTAACGCCATATGT TTCTTCCCTAATGGCAACGCGTTTGCCACCGGCTCAGATGATGCCACTTGCCGGCTATTTGACCTGCGTGCAGATCAGGAGCTGATGGTTTACTCACACGACAACATCATTTGTGGCATCACCTCAGTGGCTTTCTCCAAGAGCGGCCGCCTGCTGCTCGCCGGCTACGACGACTTCAACTGCAACGTTTGGGACAGTCTGAAGGCCGACCGTGCAG GTGTGTTGGCTGGCCATGACAACCGTGTAAGCTGTCTGGGTGTGACTGATGATGGCATGGCTGTGGCTACAGGGTCCTGGGACAGCTTCCTCAAGATCTGGAACTGA